The sequence AAAATACCTGGTGAGCACACATTGGAGATAGTCATACTAGGAAAATAGTGATTACAAAGCACACACTGCGgtcgtgaaaaaataataaaggtATCTGGGTCTGAATGAGGCTGATGAGGCAAACTGCCAGCTCTTTGACTGAATGAAACTAATGAAACCAACGAACGTAATTGTACCttatctctctgcttctgcaACACGATCCACAAGCGATATCCGCCACTCTCTGCCCTCCACCCTCGACCACTTGCTGAACACAAAACAATAATGGCGCATTTTCATGGCCGCGATCGTGACGACACGTCTCCTGGGTGATGCTAAGCCACCCGGGTGAAAATCCCCTGCACCCCACGACACTGAATGCACTGCACGTACCGAACCCGATGGACACTCCGGCCCCTAACAAAGGGGGACGCCAAATACCAAGATGGCGTCTGTAATTGGCGGCAAAGCGGGTGAACACCTGCTGTAGCAAGTGAATCAGCTTGTGTGCACCCCTTTGTCCTCCAGACAGCCATATTGGATAAAATGACGCCATCAACATTAGTTAGCTTCGCCATTATAACTTTCTTCACTAGCGAGACTGTCCTAGCGTCCAAAAACGACGCCATGACTGACCCCCTTCCCCCCAACAACCGATACTTTCCGCACAGATTCacagaaaaacccgaaaataaGTCGCGTTTAATGGATAAAAGGTGAGATTAAGCTGAGCTAATTACGACTACATGTGCAATTGTTAATTGTACATTAGTTTTTCAGTTTAATCTCaacaaattccatttttttctgagaCGACACTGAGAAGACGCCGGGAGCCGGCGGGACGACTAACTGCGCCATCTACAATGGTGTATTCGCGCCTGCGCGGGCGACGCTACGAAGCACTGCGATGGAGGGGCTGGGGTCAGTGATGATTTAAATTATAACCTACGAATGCCGCAGAAAATATTCGAAggtgaattaaaattaaattcggATATTCATCGGAGAGAATTGATTGCTGAAAATGTCAGGGCAGTCGAGAAAACTATTCGAGGCTTTGACGTCGAGAATCAATCGTTCACCACTGTTGACAAGTGTTGTGGAGGGTGCTGCTGAAAAAGCTCACCATCTGCAGAATAAAGCGACTGAAAAATATGACACCTTAGTGAAGGTAAATAAAGCACTTTTCCCGGAAAATTTGGGAGGAATGTGGGTTCGTGTAATTTGGCAGTTTTTAGTGTTTAGAAATCATTAGGGGAGAGCCAGTTAAATTCGATACTggatttattaacattaataatttattgaataaatcaagagAATTTTCGTGAATGCAAAGTACATGATCTCCTGGGAAATTGTTTACattcaactgaattttcaactttttctgaattttggGTATTTAAAGACAGGAAAAAAGGGGATATTTTGcccaaaaataattcacttgGACGTCGATTAGTTAATTGAACATAATTACAATTTGTTATCACTATGTCTATTAATATTATTGTCAGCATGTCCATGGAAATACGACAACAATAATCCAGGACTTCCACAAGGCCGCCCTCCAGCCTTCTCCTCCTATCCCCGTGAGACTGGTGAGCTGGTGGAGATGGTACCAACAATTAACAGGTCTCGAGGACGTCGAACTCGCGAAGAGACAGGTTATAGCCGTCCAGGATAAACTGTTTCACTGTCAGGACCAACGAAGGGACCTCATGCACCAAGCCCGAACCATTGCTGAAAAGTTGAAGGACATTTATGGAGAGCTGGTGCAGACAAAGAGAGAGGATCCCAAGTACGTTCAGTTGACGATAATGGAGAACAAGGGTCTGCAAGATCAGAACAGGATCATGGGACAGTTACGTTTGTTGGAGAACGAGGAGAGGGATCATTTCACTCAGTTGGCAACTGCTATAAAAGAATATCAGGACAGTCAATCTATAAATGCACAAAAGTACAAATATTTATCGATTCTCGCATCAGCTGGGATAGCTGTACTGTCTCTTGGAGGATCGATGATTTATAATAATCGAAGGATAGCTGATGTCAGGAATGTCATCGCCACCGggcaaattaaaaatgaaacattgTTTCGAGAGTATTTTGATTCTTTCGAGAGAACTGTTAACAAACAGCAGGGATTTTTCAGTTCCTGGAGAAATGAAACGACTGCGTCTAAACCTACACCTGTGGTGATAAGCTCACCACCTCAACGTACGTCTAAAATTGTAGACGATAAAGTTATAATTGTAGGAGCATTGCTTTTTGTATGTTATGTTTTAGGTAGAATCACTTCgtgattgttgaatttttattggaatttatgGAGACCTGCCAGAGGTTTGAGGTGTAATATAGATAGATGTGATGAACGCATTTGTatattgtaaaataaattgaattatgaatatttctaAACGTTTTATGATCTCCAAAGTCGAGTATGGAAGTACCATAATTTCCCCACATCCCCGGATGGTTCGTACGCGAGCGATTTGACATCGGAATTACTCAGACGTTTTGCAATAATAATGCAAAATGAACGATCGCATGCTGTGTTGGAGAATCTCCAGCACCAACGCTTCTTTATTTACAATGAATTCAGCAGTACATTAAATGTGTAATTTACAAAGAAGTCATCAGACTCAACTGAAGAACGGAAGGCATTATTGAatacttcaaaaataaaaataaccaaTGACATAATGAAcgagaagaaaatgaaaatgtttacGATGTTGACTTGAGTAGAGTCGATGATAGTTCTGAGACGTTGAACATGAACTGTACAGTCTTGGCTCTACGAATcccattttttccattctaaGCCATCTGGGGGCTTTGTCTCCACTGTTGTATTGCCAACTTCGTTCCAGTTCGTGCTGAGAACAGTTCCACCAGACTCTAgctgaaattcaaaaattgaaatatcattaattttgGATTACATtctagtaaataattttttttctgcaaaagAAAATCTGTTTGATTTGCCCTTTTACCAATTGCACATTAATTAGTTCATTAACAAAAATGTTGGAGACAGGAAATCAGAAGTAAAGTGATTTAATAGAAATCCTTTGACTTACAATAACGAAAGaatgatttttgtaattaatttgaatttaattaatagatGAATGATAATTGGTTCTTAAGCGTGTTTGATTTATTGACATTTCTACTCac is a genomic window of Diachasmimorpha longicaudata isolate KC_UGA_2023 chromosome 16, iyDiaLong2, whole genome shotgun sequence containing:
- the LOC135169930 gene encoding mitochondrial potassium channel-like — protein: MSGQSRKLFEALTSRINRSPLLTSVVEGAAEKAHHLQNKATEKYDTLVKHVHGNTTTIIQDFHKAALQPSPPIPVRLVSWWRWYQQLTGLEDVELAKRQVIAVQDKLFHCQDQRRDLMHQARTIAEKLKDIYGELVQTKREDPKYVQLTIMENKGLQDQNRIMGQLRLLENEERDHFTQLATAIKEYQDSQSINAQKYKYLSILASAGIAVLSLGGSMIYNNRRIADVRNVIATGQIKNETLFREYFDSFERTVNKQQGFFSSWRNETTASKPTPVVISSPPQRTSKIVDDKVIIVGALLFVCYVLGRITS